From one Macrobrachium rosenbergii isolate ZJJX-2024 chromosome 52, ASM4041242v1, whole genome shotgun sequence genomic stretch:
- the LOC136833772 gene encoding uncharacterized protein, producing the protein MKPLSLEGLRRLVRGGRDKQQQQQTDTHHFRRSNSFKKASLRRSTRRHEKITLPNGLVVKTSALQRKASVSSDERKDDGYSTDGGEAGGYSTSSTGLPRRVITYDEWRVAVSDEDSLKHADESLPSTLSTNKLSSLDSGVRHSLDSKKKFSIESTKRLSLDRRKTLGVDVGRQLSGYGSPPQVQDLRRDHDVSNFRRSASAESPIPPLRIKSLLSSPRVAPKHREPPTTPVRSLHNTPSRTRACQPVSAPPTPGKTHVHRVAGPLTPTHQLRASWHEREARRCAVHVPPSSPKITVESKPQGSPKPQSRWSAMFSGSFFSRSPSRKNQQQLQAQQQEEQRQQEQLEQLKQQQQFMYQNQPVCGGSPALVRQRSVHSCESPSLIRHSTGYNGHSSGPVSLGGYGVARAQGGPRPRNDTSNGGSKSIGLPPGYGSPSAIPRHLTNEPPLMVRQLAHDFGPLNRQISQESVLLTRQISHESGPLSRQVSHDAGPVGHHLSHDSRTLNCPVSLDSGPISRQSSREYSIYSRQVSHDAGLINRQPSQDSSMINRQASHEVGHFSRQYSNDSAANHYYQEPGTLPRQIMHNATAPGSPAQIQRHRSVTTTGIHSPIFRPRPMSSPPTTHSPKALQVLGEAASVVNSSQFYPGRLGSSTGFISGLPSTVATGRFPSSDRTSSRPNSQERPVPSIPPVLTHRPRTPVSIIRHAVHPGRPLSLAMSSSPPRPDLISPASITSEASSRGRKRRGPGLLVGRASWLARAASARKSARQARRAKKAAQQLQRQQRVEGDELDERAPGRVGQALTPEACQGTLNSQSLAQQFNSMVFVPPQRRRSSGSAAVRITQTLLRRFEVPEIRTAHAHLLMPLNQPVGSHMVDGRSQKAAQFVRSMLEEEDQEVGTNENVRDTASEPGGAKFSVKPYKKPKSEPSTARLSTKIKKNPDVLLKALGILVKLGKSQDKEQQHGDTVDERIITQLLLQDLSPIRNKQESKNGSAESLVESLVSSRGSSGATKPRRIRRKKSQKRHPTVPAYPSWKRTPRLRSPRGNIDSLGQSVVYG; encoded by the coding sequence ATGAAGCCACTGAGTCTGGAAGGTCTCCGGCGTTTGGTTCGGGGTGGCCGGgacaaacaacagcaacaacagacaGATACTCACCACTTTCGCCGTTCTAATTCTTTCAAGAAAGCATCCCTCAGGCGTTCAACTCGTCGTCATGAGAAAATCACTCTTCCTAATGGGTTAGTCGTGAAAACTTCTGCCCTTCAGCGTAAGGCTTCAGTATCTAGCGATGAGAGAAAAGATGATGGCTATTCTACTGATGGTGGAGAAGCAGGTGGTTATAGCACATCTTCAACTGGTCTGCCACGTCGAGTCATTACTTATGATGAGTGGAGGGTAGCTGTCAGTGATGAAGATTCTCTGAAACATGCTGATGAATCGCTACCGTCCACATTATCCACAAATAAACTTTCATCTTTAGACTCTGGTGTTAGACATTCCCTTGACTCCAAGAAGAAGTTTAGTATTGAATCAACAAAGCGATTAAGCTTAGACCGTCGTAAAACCTTAGGCGTTGATGTAGGACGTCAGCTTAGTGGCTATGGCTCCCCACCTCAGGTTCAAGATCTCAGGCGAGATCATGATGTTTCTAACTTTCGACGCAGTGCTTCAGCTGAATCTCCAATTCCTCCTTTACGTATCAAAAGTCTTCTTAGTTCTCCTCGTGTTGCTCCTAAACACAGGGAACCTCCTACTACTCCAGTGCGATCTCTGCACAACACCCCTAGTAGAACCCGAGCTTGTCAGCCAGTTTCTGCTCCTCCAACCCCGGGGAAAACTCATGTTCATCGCGTAGCAGGACCCTTGACCCCAACTCACCAACTTAGAGCGTCATGGCATGAAAGGGAAGCCCGTCGCTGTGCTGTCCATGTACCACCATCTTCGCCAAAGATTACAGTTGAAAGTAAACCTCAGGGAAGTCCTAAACCTCAGAGTAGATGGTCAGCTATGTTTTCTGGTAGTTTTTTCTCAAGATCACCCAGCAGGAAGAATCAGCAACAGCTTCAAGCACAACAACAAGAAGAGCAACGTCAACAAGAACAGTTGGAACAGTTAAAACAGCAGCAACAGTTTATGTATCAGAATCAGCCTGTGTGTGGTGGTTCCCCGGCTCTTGTTAGACAAAGGTCGGTTCATTCTTGTGAATCTCCATCTTTAATTCGGCATTCCACTGGATATAATGGTCATTCAAGTGGACCTGTCAGCCTTGGAGGATATGGAGTGGCTAGAGCACAAGGAGGTCCACGTCCGAGGAATGATACAAGTAATGGTGGCTCTAAAAGTATAGGCCTCCCTCCTGGTTATGGTAGTCCTTCAGCTATACCAAGACATTTAACAAATGAACCTCCACTCATGGTTCGACAATTGGCCCATGATTTTGGACCACTTAATCGCCAAATTTCCCAAGAGTCTGTGCTGCTAACACGGCAGATATCCCATGAATCAGGTCCTCTAAGTCGCCAGGTGTCACATGACGCTGGTCCAGTAGGCCATCATCTAAGTCATGATTCTCGAACATTGAATTGTCCTGTTAGTCTTGACTCTGGTCCTATTAGTCGCCAGTCTTCTCGAGAGTACAGTATTTATAGCCGTCAGGTATCACATGATGCAGGACTAATAAATCGTCAGCCTTCTCAGGATTCAAGCATGATAAATCGTCAGGCTTCTCATGAAGTTGGTCACTTCAGTAGGCAGTATTCCAATGACTCTGCTGCTAATCATTATTATCAAGAACCTGGAACTTTGCCTCGTCAGATAATGCATAATGCCACAGCACCTGGCTCCCCTGCACAAATACAAAGACATAGGTCTGTAACTACAACAGGAATTCATTCTCCTATATTTAGGCCTCGTCCAATGTCTTCCCCTCCCACGACACACTCCCCTAAAGCGCTTCAGGTCCTTGGTGAGGCTGCAAGTGTTGTTAATTCTTCCCAATTTTATCCTGGACGACTTGGAAGTAGCACTGGTTTTATCAGTGGTTTGCCTTCAACTGTTGCCACAGGGAGATTTCCTTCCTCTGATCGAACATCTTCACGTCCTAATTCCCAAGAACGCCCTGTTCCATCCATTCCACCCGTCCTAACTCACCGCCCCAGGACACCTGTGTCCATAATTCGCCACGCCGTCCACCCTGGTCGCCCTCTTTCTTTGGCTATGTCCTCTTCACCTCCAAGACCCGACTTGATAAGTCCTGCTAGCATCACTAGTGAAGCATCAAGCCGTGGAAGAAAGCGGCGAGGGCCAGGTCTTCTTGTTGGTAGAGCTAGTTGGCTTGCTAGAGCTGCATCTGCTAGAAAGTCAGCTAGACAAGCCCGTCGTGCCAAAAAAGCAGCACAGCAGTTACAACGTCAGCAGCGAGTAGAAGGTGATGAATTAGATGAGAGGGCTCCTGGTCGTGTTGGTCAGGCGTTAACTCCAGAAGCTTGTCAAGGAACTCTGAATAGTCAGTCATTAGCTCAACAGTTTAATTCTATGGTGTTTGTCCCTCCTCAGCGACGACGTTCATCAGGGTCAGCTGCTGTTAGAATTACACAAACTTTGCTTCGTCGTTTTGAGGTACCTGAAATTCGTACAGCACATGCTCACTTACTGATGCCCTTGAATCAGCCTGTGGGGTCCCATATGGTGGATGGGCGAAGTCAGAAAGCAGCTCAGTTTGTGCGATCTATgttagaagaagaagaccaagaaGTTGGCACTAATGAAAATGTGAGAGATACTGCCAGTGAACCAGGTGGGGCCAAGTTTAGTGTCAAACCTTACAAGAAACCAAAGTCAGAACCAAGTACAGCCCGCTTAAGTacgaaaatcaagaaaaatccaGATGTTTTGTTGAAAGCTCTTGGTATTTTGGTCAAACTTGGGAAGTCTCAAGATAAAGAGCAACAACATGGAGATACTGTTGATGAAAGAATCATAACACAGCTCCTCCTTCAGGATTTGTCTCCAATTAGAAATAAGCAGGAATCTAAGAACGGTAGCGCTGAATCCTTGGTCGAGTCTCTAGTAAGCAGTCGTGGAAGTAGTGGAGCTACTAAGCCCCGTCGCATTCGAAGGAAAAAGTCACAAAAGCGCCACCCTACAGTCCCTGCTTATCCGTCATGGAAACGAACACCTCGACTGCGTTCTCCTCGTGGAAACATAG